One Natrinema longum genomic window carries:
- a CDS encoding TM2 domain-containing protein: MKHCINCGEQIDDEAEVCTNCGVNQQTSLESGHEDRGENEKYCINCGELINKQAEVCPDCGVQQPSLGGTDSEKVAAGVLALLLGGLGAHKFYQGNVKLGVIYLCFFWTGIPALLGLIEGILILVADDAEYEAKYADGSLLGR; the protein is encoded by the coding sequence ATGAAGCACTGCATCAATTGCGGCGAGCAGATCGACGACGAAGCCGAGGTGTGCACCAACTGCGGGGTCAATCAGCAAACGTCTCTCGAGAGCGGGCACGAAGACCGAGGCGAAAACGAGAAGTATTGTATTAATTGCGGCGAGTTGATCAATAAGCAGGCGGAAGTGTGTCCGGACTGTGGCGTTCAACAACCCTCTCTCGGCGGTACCGACTCGGAGAAGGTCGCGGCCGGCGTTTTGGCGCTGTTGCTCGGCGGATTGGGCGCACACAAGTTCTATCAGGGCAACGTGAAACTCGGCGTCATATACTTGTGCTTCTTCTGGACCGGTATCCCCGCACTGCTCGGTCTGATCGAAGGGATTCTGATATTGGTCGCCGACGACGCCGAATACGAGGCGAAGTACGCCGACGGGAGCCTCCTCGGACGATAA
- a CDS encoding phytoene/squalene synthase family protein, protein MTTGQPEPPTDADLEWCYDAVHGVSRTFSITIDRLEEPMARHICVGYLLCRIADTIEDAGHIPPETQTELLAAYDRLLDPDASGSVAAFMNDVEPWIPDERTEDWKVVAETPRVLRTFESFDEEPREIMRGPVRELVDGMAMFTDRYATEGGLRLQTIEELEEYCWYAAGTVGTLITGLVARGTSQDRADEMRENARSFALLLQLVNIAKDVEDDYHEENNVYLPAEWLAAEDVDAESVTDEAHHGGVTNVIKRVTGRAERYLDDAQRYLEVVPERHGNRLSAWAIPYLLAVGTLRELRERPEDVVREGDVKVSRAEVYALLQQFEDGVSRSRLDELRSTMSEQPLHQ, encoded by the coding sequence ATGACCACGGGCCAGCCCGAACCCCCCACTGACGCCGATCTCGAGTGGTGTTACGACGCGGTTCACGGCGTTTCGCGGACTTTTTCGATCACGATCGATCGGCTCGAGGAGCCGATGGCCAGACACATCTGTGTCGGCTACCTCCTCTGTCGGATTGCTGATACGATCGAGGATGCGGGGCATATTCCCCCGGAGACACAGACCGAACTGCTCGCGGCGTACGACCGGTTGCTCGATCCCGACGCGTCGGGATCGGTCGCGGCGTTTATGAACGACGTCGAGCCGTGGATTCCCGACGAGCGAACGGAAGACTGGAAGGTCGTCGCCGAAACACCGCGGGTCCTACGAACGTTCGAATCGTTCGACGAGGAGCCCCGCGAGATCATGCGCGGACCGGTCCGCGAACTCGTCGACGGAATGGCGATGTTTACCGATCGGTACGCCACCGAGGGCGGGCTCCGGCTCCAGACGATCGAAGAACTCGAGGAGTACTGCTGGTACGCCGCCGGCACCGTCGGGACGCTGATCACCGGACTGGTCGCCCGTGGCACCTCCCAGGACCGAGCCGACGAGATGCGGGAGAACGCCCGCTCGTTTGCCCTGCTCTTGCAACTGGTCAACATCGCGAAAGACGTCGAAGACGATTACCACGAGGAGAACAACGTCTACCTCCCCGCCGAGTGGCTCGCTGCGGAAGACGTCGACGCCGAGTCGGTCACCGACGAAGCCCACCACGGTGGCGTCACGAACGTCATCAAGCGAGTGACGGGCCGCGCCGAGCGATACCTCGACGATGCCCAGCGCTACCTCGAGGTCGTGCCCGAACGCCACGGCAACCGGCTCTCGGCGTGGGCGATTCCCTACCTGCTGGCGGTCGGGACGCTCCGCGAACTCCGCGAGCGCCCCGAGGACGTCGTCCGCGAGGGCGATGTCAAGGTCTCCCGCGCCGAGGTGTACGCCCTCCTCCAGCAGTTCGAGGACGGCGTTTCGCGGTCGAGGCTCGACGAACTTCGCTCCACGATGTCGGAACAGCCCCTTCACCAGTAG
- a CDS encoding DUF6517 family protein yields MKRRSVLAGAGVGTIASLSGCLGLLGMDEHESSPAGVEGGAREETGYEQVAIEELPVDRDVGVGPVSETVSVVNYMTTHEKAVDIAPLEQRQRAAAFNVVTSPQVSVLGQELNPLEEMSTGELVDLVRNNYDGIENISRDEDAEITVLGQSTTRTRFTADAEFDGHSMDVDVHVTEAVDADDDLLVTIGVYPQQLRPQEEADIVSLVEAATTGVDEAASTDGSGSDGSETESGDAETDSDDESGANETGDDGILG; encoded by the coding sequence ATGAAACGACGAAGCGTTCTCGCGGGAGCCGGCGTCGGTACGATCGCGAGCCTCTCGGGGTGTCTGGGCCTGCTCGGGATGGACGAACACGAGTCCTCGCCGGCAGGCGTCGAGGGGGGCGCTCGCGAGGAGACCGGGTACGAACAGGTCGCGATCGAGGAACTCCCCGTCGACCGGGACGTCGGCGTCGGTCCAGTAAGCGAGACCGTCTCCGTCGTGAACTACATGACGACCCACGAGAAGGCAGTGGATATCGCTCCCCTGGAGCAACGCCAACGCGCGGCCGCCTTCAACGTCGTGACGTCGCCACAGGTCTCCGTTCTCGGACAGGAACTCAACCCCCTAGAGGAGATGTCAACCGGAGAACTCGTCGATCTCGTCAGGAACAACTACGACGGCATCGAGAACATTTCCCGCGACGAGGACGCCGAGATCACGGTCCTCGGGCAATCGACGACCCGAACACGGTTTACGGCCGACGCCGAGTTCGATGGACACAGCATGGACGTCGACGTTCACGTGACCGAAGCGGTCGACGCCGACGACGATCTGCTCGTGACCATCGGTGTCTACCCCCAGCAGCTCCGACCCCAGGAGGAAGCCGACATCGTCTCGCTGGTCGAAGCCGCGACCACCGGCGTCGACGAGGCGGCCTCAACCGACGGGTCCGGCTCCGACGGGAGCGAGACGGAGAGCGGCGACGCCGAAACCGACAGCGACGACGAGAGCGGGGCCAACGAAACCGGCGACGACGGAATCCTCGGTTGA
- a CDS encoding acyl-CoA dehydrogenase family protein, giving the protein MEFDLPDEHRMIRETVRDFCEREIEPIAQEIEDDHRFPAEIFEQLAELDMMGVPIDEEYGGLGGDTLMYALVAEELGRVSGAIGLSYVAHTSLASKPIELFGTDAQKRRWLRPLAEGEYVGGWALTEPDSGSDASDMDTRARREGDEWVVNGTKQFITNASEAGSILVKAVTDPDAGYDGISTFIVDPREDDGFEVTTVWDKMGLNASPTCEITLENVRLPEDRLLGGEGEGWEQTKKTLDGGRISIAALSTGLAQGAYEHAKDYSKEREQFGQPICEFDAIRDTIVDMHRKTERARLLTHRAARTYDRHEPVTRESALAKLDASEAAREVAEDAVQVLGGYGYTTDFAPQRFYRDAKLMEIGEGTSEIQHLVIGRELGL; this is encoded by the coding sequence ATGGAGTTCGACCTGCCCGACGAACACCGGATGATCCGGGAGACCGTCAGGGACTTCTGCGAGCGGGAGATCGAGCCGATCGCCCAGGAGATCGAGGACGACCACCGGTTCCCCGCGGAGATATTCGAGCAACTCGCCGAACTCGACATGATGGGTGTCCCGATCGACGAGGAGTACGGCGGTCTCGGCGGCGATACGCTGATGTACGCGCTGGTCGCCGAGGAGCTCGGCCGCGTCTCGGGCGCGATCGGTCTCTCTTACGTCGCACATACGTCGCTCGCGTCGAAACCGATCGAACTGTTCGGTACGGACGCCCAGAAGCGCCGCTGGCTCCGACCCCTCGCCGAGGGCGAGTACGTCGGCGGGTGGGCGCTGACCGAACCCGACAGCGGTTCGGACGCCTCGGACATGGACACCCGCGCTCGAAGGGAGGGCGACGAGTGGGTGGTAAACGGCACCAAGCAGTTCATCACGAACGCCTCCGAGGCGGGATCGATCCTCGTGAAGGCGGTTACGGACCCCGACGCGGGCTACGACGGCATCTCGACGTTCATCGTGGATCCACGCGAGGACGACGGCTTCGAGGTGACCACCGTTTGGGACAAGATGGGACTCAACGCCTCGCCGACCTGCGAAATCACGCTCGAGAACGTACGCCTCCCCGAGGACCGCCTGCTGGGTGGGGAAGGAGAGGGCTGGGAGCAGACGAAAAAGACCCTCGACGGCGGCCGGATCTCGATCGCCGCGCTCTCGACCGGACTCGCACAGGGTGCCTACGAACACGCGAAAGACTACAGCAAAGAACGCGAGCAGTTCGGCCAGCCGATCTGTGAATTCGATGCGATCCGGGACACGATCGTCGACATGCACCGCAAGACCGAGCGGGCGCGCCTCCTCACCCACAGGGCCGCCCGAACGTACGACCGGCACGAGCCGGTCACCAGGGAATCCGCCCTCGCGAAACTGGACGCCAGCGAGGCCGCCCGCGAGGTCGCCGAGGACGCCGTCCAGGTTCTGGGTGGCTACGGCTACACGACCGATTTCGCCCCCCAGCGGTTCTACCGCGACGCGAAACTCATGGAGATCGGCGAAGGGACGAGCGAAATCCAGCACCTCGTCATCGGCCGGGAACTCGGCCTCTGA
- a CDS encoding class I SAM-dependent methyltransferase, giving the protein MNSKEVHRQWAERSGVYSPEYYADYGADHRSESVRSILERFVDREAAILEVGCSSGRHLAYLLEHGFENLAGIDVNDDAFDVMAETYPDLAATGTFYHDTIEAAIEPFADGHFDVVYSVETLQHLPPEAEGVLEDLARITDDLLITIENEGDDSESAEPDVKYVDDEFPLYHRNWNRVFTDLGFVEVAARSDKRDTVRAFRPPQQ; this is encoded by the coding sequence GTGAATTCTAAGGAGGTCCACCGACAGTGGGCAGAACGGTCCGGGGTGTACTCGCCGGAGTATTACGCCGACTACGGGGCGGACCATCGCAGCGAGTCCGTCCGCAGTATCCTCGAGCGGTTCGTCGATCGAGAGGCCGCTATTCTCGAAGTCGGCTGTAGTTCGGGTCGCCACCTCGCGTACCTGCTCGAACACGGGTTCGAGAACCTGGCCGGTATCGATGTCAACGACGACGCGTTCGACGTGATGGCGGAGACCTATCCCGACCTCGCCGCGACCGGCACGTTCTATCACGACACGATCGAAGCCGCCATCGAACCGTTCGCGGACGGTCACTTCGACGTCGTCTACTCGGTGGAGACGCTCCAGCACCTTCCCCCGGAGGCCGAGGGGGTACTCGAGGATCTGGCCCGGATCACCGACGATCTCCTCATCACGATCGAGAACGAGGGCGACGACTCGGAGTCGGCCGAACCCGACGTGAAATACGTCGACGACGAGTTTCCCCTGTATCACCGCAACTGGAACCGCGTGTTCACCGATCTGGGGTTCGTCGAGGTCGCCGCCAGATCCGACAAGCGGGATACCGTTCGAGCGTTCCGTCCTCCCCAACAGTAA
- a CDS encoding Glu/Leu/Phe/Val family dehydrogenase, whose amino-acid sequence MSEDTNPFESLQSQIDDAAAYLDVGDDVIERLKHPERVLETNLTIERDDGDLERFKAFRSQFNGDRGPYKGGIRYHPQVSRDEVKALSGWMTYKTAIVDIPLGGGKGGIVIDPDDYSESELERLTRSFAKELRPMIGEDRDVPAPDVNTGQREMNWIKDTYETLENTTEPGVITGKALDSGGSEGRVEATGRSTVLAAREAFDYLDKDLEGATVAVQGYGNAGWIAAKLIDEMGATVVAASDSSGGIYNPDGFDPVAAKDHKNETGSVVGFEGSEETVTNADVLTLDVDLLIPAALENAIDADLAEEVEADVISEAANGPLTPNADAVLEDKDVFVIPDILANAGGVTVSYFEWVQNRQRFSWSEERVNEELEGVIVDAFDALVDTYEEHDLENPRTAAYVVAIQRVADAFEEAGSWP is encoded by the coding sequence ATGAGCGAGGATACCAATCCGTTCGAGAGCCTGCAATCGCAGATCGACGACGCTGCAGCGTACCTCGATGTCGGCGACGACGTCATCGAGCGACTCAAACACCCCGAGCGAGTTCTCGAGACCAACCTCACGATCGAACGCGACGACGGCGACCTCGAGCGATTCAAAGCGTTTCGGTCGCAGTTCAACGGCGACCGCGGGCCGTACAAGGGCGGCATTCGCTACCACCCGCAAGTCTCCCGCGACGAAGTCAAAGCGCTGTCGGGCTGGATGACCTACAAGACCGCGATCGTCGACATCCCACTCGGCGGCGGCAAGGGCGGCATCGTCATCGATCCCGACGACTACTCCGAGAGCGAACTCGAGCGTCTCACCCGGTCGTTCGCGAAGGAACTCCGGCCCATGATCGGCGAGGACCGCGACGTGCCCGCACCCGACGTGAACACCGGCCAGCGGGAGATGAACTGGATCAAAGACACCTACGAAACCCTCGAGAACACGACCGAGCCGGGGGTCATCACGGGCAAGGCCCTCGACTCCGGCGGGAGCGAGGGGCGCGTCGAAGCGACCGGCCGTTCGACGGTCCTCGCGGCACGCGAGGCCTTCGACTACCTCGACAAGGACCTCGAGGGCGCGACCGTCGCCGTGCAGGGCTACGGGAACGCCGGCTGGATCGCCGCCAAACTGATCGACGAGATGGGGGCGACCGTCGTCGCCGCCAGCGACTCGAGTGGCGGCATCTACAACCCCGACGGCTTCGACCCGGTTGCGGCGAAAGACCACAAAAACGAGACCGGGAGCGTCGTCGGTTTCGAGGGAAGCGAGGAAACGGTCACGAACGCGGACGTGCTCACCCTCGACGTCGACCTGCTGATTCCCGCCGCCCTCGAGAACGCGATCGACGCCGACCTCGCCGAGGAGGTCGAAGCGGACGTGATTTCGGAGGCCGCGAACGGGCCACTGACCCCGAACGCCGACGCCGTGCTCGAGGACAAGGACGTCTTCGTCATCCCGGACATCCTCGCGAACGCCGGCGGCGTCACCGTCTCCTACTTCGAGTGGGTGCAAAACCGCCAGCGATTCTCCTGGTCGGAAGAACGCGTCAACGAGGAACTCGAGGGCGTCATCGTCGACGCCTTCGACGCGCTGGTCGACACCTACGAGGAACACGACCTCGAGAACCCCCGAACCGCGGCCTACGTCGTCGCGATTCAGCGGGTCGCCGACGCCTTCGAGGAAGCCGGAAGCTGGCCCTGA
- a CDS encoding pyridoxamine 5'-phosphate oxidase family protein yields MTDFRGAWTEDEVEAFLQEATIPIRIATHRPDGSLWVVTLWYRYRNGSLECATGANADIVRFLRHDPEIAFDISTNRIPYRGIRGNGTVDIAPDGKPVLRELVERYLGGADSSLAQWLLADDREEVGIRIEPREIYSWDYADRMRADSDDEST; encoded by the coding sequence ATGACCGACTTCCGTGGCGCTTGGACTGAAGACGAGGTCGAGGCCTTTCTACAGGAGGCGACGATTCCGATCCGGATCGCCACGCACCGGCCCGACGGATCGCTGTGGGTCGTCACGCTGTGGTATCGCTACCGAAACGGGTCGCTCGAGTGTGCGACGGGAGCGAACGCGGACATCGTCCGGTTCCTTCGTCACGATCCGGAGATCGCCTTCGACATCTCGACGAACCGTATTCCCTATCGGGGAATCAGAGGGAACGGAACCGTCGACATCGCTCCCGACGGCAAGCCGGTCCTGCGGGAGCTCGTCGAACGCTACCTCGGCGGGGCGGACTCGTCGCTCGCACAGTGGTTGCTCGCCGACGATCGTGAGGAGGTGGGGATTCGAATCGAGCCTCGAGAGATCTACAGCTGGGACTACGCCGATCGAATGCGTGCGGACTCGGACGACGAATCGACCTGA
- a CDS encoding FAD-dependent oxidoreductase, protein MSGKYDLVIVGGGISGASLLYTTAKFTDIDSIALIEKESEIAAINSHHTNNSQTLHFGDIETNYTLEKAEEVKEGAELLAGYLENYDPDREMHAKRSKMVLGVGEEEVDKLEQRYEDEGFGDLYPKLRPIDREEIGEIEPKVVEGRDPSKDMLALQTPDGYVVDYGETTKSFVEEAEAEAAVDVFTGTEVTDITPTLDGYTIETDAGRFDCDATVVAAGSHSLQMAKELGYGQDKVLLPIAGSFFLADDFLNGKVYTLQMKKLPFAAVHGDADVHDGSITRFGPTAKLVPTLERGRISTVEDFLDVFGLNAAAFLSYANILSDRILLPYVLRNLVYDLPEVGRKQFLPHVQKVVPSAELEDIERAKGYGGVRPQIVDTKNKSLDMGEAKIVGDDVIFNITPSPGASTCLKNAMRDTHTLLEFLDGEYEFDEEAFRSETIDNFPRADESDDPKVVTPSADD, encoded by the coding sequence ATGTCTGGTAAATACGACTTGGTAATCGTCGGCGGCGGTATCAGTGGCGCGTCCCTGTTGTACACGACCGCGAAGTTCACTGATATCGACTCGATCGCGCTGATCGAGAAGGAATCCGAGATCGCAGCGATCAACTCTCACCACACGAACAACTCCCAGACCCTCCACTTCGGGGACATCGAGACCAACTACACGCTCGAGAAAGCCGAAGAGGTCAAAGAGGGCGCGGAACTCCTCGCGGGATACCTGGAGAACTACGATCCCGACCGGGAGATGCACGCCAAGCGCAGCAAGATGGTGCTGGGCGTCGGCGAGGAAGAGGTCGACAAACTCGAGCAACGCTACGAGGACGAGGGCTTTGGCGACCTCTACCCGAAACTCCGCCCGATCGACCGCGAGGAGATCGGCGAGATCGAACCCAAGGTCGTCGAGGGGCGCGACCCCTCCAAGGATATGCTCGCGTTGCAGACGCCCGACGGCTACGTCGTCGACTACGGCGAGACGACGAAGTCGTTCGTCGAGGAGGCGGAAGCAGAGGCGGCCGTCGACGTCTTCACCGGGACGGAAGTCACGGACATCACGCCGACGCTCGATGGCTACACGATCGAAACGGACGCTGGACGCTTCGACTGCGACGCCACCGTCGTCGCCGCCGGCTCCCACAGCCTCCAGATGGCCAAGGAACTCGGCTACGGTCAGGACAAGGTCCTGCTCCCCATCGCGGGGAGCTTCTTCCTCGCGGACGATTTCCTGAACGGCAAGGTCTACACGCTCCAGATGAAGAAACTGCCTTTCGCCGCGGTCCACGGCGACGCGGACGTCCACGACGGCAGTATTACGCGGTTCGGACCGACCGCGAAACTCGTTCCGACGCTCGAGCGGGGTCGCATCTCCACTGTCGAGGACTTCCTCGACGTGTTCGGACTGAACGCGGCGGCGTTTTTGAGCTACGCCAACATCCTCTCGGACCGGATCCTCCTGCCGTACGTGCTCCGCAACCTCGTCTACGACCTCCCCGAGGTCGGCCGGAAACAGTTCCTGCCCCACGTCCAGAAGGTCGTCCCGAGCGCCGAACTCGAGGACATCGAACGCGCGAAAGGCTACGGCGGCGTCCGACCACAGATCGTCGACACCAAGAACAAGTCCCTGGACATGGGCGAGGCCAAGATCGTCGGCGACGACGTCATCTTCAACATCACGCCGTCGCCGGGTGCCTCGACGTGTCTCAAAAACGCGATGCGGGATACGCACACGCTGCTCGAGTTCCTCGACGGCGAGTACGAGTTCGACGAGGAGGCGTTCAGGTCGGAGACGATCGACAACTTCCCGCGTGCCGACGAGTCCGACGATCCGAAAGTGGTGACGCCCAGCGCTGACGACTGA
- a CDS encoding DUF11 domain-containing protein, which translates to MTDEGSISRRRILRAMSVGSGVAVAGCLGGGGGGSCTDLSLDLRTGTTNGTPDTFGTTDSEWRVVSSPDGTTGQAVSVEPVDPWVTLPTANWIDPYGTGGWPTTTDPLGDYVYEIDFEVPEDWSDEQCELRIHQWSVDDDATIELEGPSGTVTLAQDSGHATLKGPVTQPVSPGQYTLRAEVANAMTVTGLLIDAELVCTCDDEPSDEACDLSIAKEHVGDGSPVAVGETTEFEITVCNDGDGTCRPGPVTVVDDLPNGLSSVTHTGSGWNCTESGGVVTCEHPNTNGLGPGDCLPTLTLAVDVVGGDDMDDRIVNCATVKQGDASASNKSDCATVPIVSDGTGDGACDLAITKTHDGTHVTPGDTTTFEISVCNDSEHRCRGSVSVVDPLPNGVSFVSGSGSGWTTADNNGVVTATHQNSASLAPGDCLPTLSLEVEIGSMDETGDAIVNCASIDGDDADPDTNRSCTTVPVRPASDGCDGLEIEKRTGDQFRYGQQATYEIDVCNTSKRHCDGRITVTDDLPGGISFVSASGSGWSASVAGGTVTAVHSNATGLGPSDCLPTLTLTVDVAPAAQFPGGSDGIRNCARLFTDGTVVDEGCVSHVITNE; encoded by the coding sequence ATGACCGACGAGGGGTCGATCTCTCGAAGGCGCATCCTTCGGGCGATGAGCGTTGGTAGTGGCGTGGCAGTGGCCGGCTGTCTCGGCGGTGGTGGGGGCGGATCCTGTACCGATCTCAGTCTCGATCTCCGGACCGGGACGACGAACGGCACGCCCGATACGTTCGGGACGACCGACTCCGAGTGGCGCGTCGTCAGTTCACCCGACGGGACGACGGGACAGGCAGTGAGCGTCGAGCCGGTTGATCCGTGGGTCACGCTGCCGACCGCAAACTGGATCGATCCGTACGGCACCGGTGGGTGGCCGACCACTACGGACCCCCTCGGAGACTACGTCTACGAGATCGATTTCGAGGTCCCGGAGGACTGGAGCGACGAACAGTGTGAACTCCGGATCCACCAGTGGTCGGTCGACGACGACGCGACGATCGAACTCGAGGGACCGTCCGGAACGGTGACCCTCGCCCAGGACTCGGGTCACGCGACGCTGAAAGGGCCAGTGACCCAGCCGGTTAGCCCCGGTCAGTACACGCTGAGAGCCGAAGTGGCCAACGCCATGACGGTCACCGGGCTGTTGATCGACGCGGAGTTGGTCTGTACCTGTGACGACGAGCCGAGCGACGAGGCGTGTGATCTCTCGATAGCCAAAGAACACGTCGGAGACGGAAGCCCGGTTGCAGTCGGCGAGACGACCGAATTCGAGATCACGGTCTGTAACGACGGCGACGGTACGTGCCGGCCGGGCCCCGTCACAGTCGTCGACGACCTGCCCAACGGACTGTCGTCCGTCACCCATACCGGCAGCGGCTGGAACTGTACCGAAAGCGGCGGGGTCGTCACCTGCGAACACCCCAACACGAACGGCCTAGGCCCCGGGGACTGTCTGCCGACGCTCACGCTCGCCGTCGACGTCGTCGGCGGCGACGATATGGACGACCGGATCGTCAACTGTGCCACTGTCAAGCAGGGGGACGCGAGCGCGAGCAACAAGAGCGACTGTGCGACGGTCCCGATCGTGAGCGACGGAACTGGGGACGGCGCGTGCGATCTGGCGATCACCAAGACCCACGACGGAACGCACGTCACGCCGGGAGACACGACGACGTTCGAGATCAGCGTTTGCAACGACAGCGAGCACCGCTGTCGCGGATCGGTCTCGGTCGTCGATCCGCTCCCGAACGGTGTGAGCTTCGTCTCCGGAAGCGGGAGCGGCTGGACGACCGCGGACAACAACGGGGTCGTTACCGCTACCCATCAGAACAGCGCCAGTCTGGCACCCGGAGACTGCCTGCCGACGCTCTCCCTCGAGGTCGAAATCGGCTCGATGGACGAAACGGGCGATGCGATCGTCAACTGTGCGAGCATCGACGGCGACGATGCCGACCCCGACACCAACCGCAGTTGTACCACTGTCCCAGTTCGTCCCGCCAGCGACGGCTGTGACGGCCTCGAGATCGAAAAGCGGACAGGCGACCAATTCAGGTACGGACAGCAGGCGACATACGAGATCGACGTCTGTAATACCAGCAAGCGACACTGCGATGGCCGTATTACCGTGACTGACGACCTTCCGGGCGGAATTTCGTTCGTCTCCGCGTCCGGGAGCGGCTGGAGCGCCTCGGTGGCCGGCGGAACCGTCACTGCGGTCCACTCGAACGCCACCGGACTCGGACCGAGTGACTGTCTCCCGACGCTCACGCTAACCGTCGACGTCGCACCGGCAGCCCAGTTCCCCGGCGGCTCCGACGGTATCCGCAACTGTGCTCGGCTCTTCACCGACGGCACCGTCGTCGACGAGGGGTGTGTCTCTCACGTGATCACGAACGAGTAG
- a CDS encoding ion transporter encodes MSTDPSPTGHDWRDLVRYYLLDHRTPLGKAIDIVLLALNLVFVVVFVAETYPLPAGLQVVLWRLEVGIAAVFLVEYVLRLYGARDRLEEVRNPYAVVDLLAILPTLLVVVLPGVATVANIGFLRSVRVVRVLRFYRFTQDAEFFFGTISDDALRALKLLLTVLVLLFVSAGLFYSVEHVVNPDVRTFGDAFYYVVVALSTVGFGDIVPVTTAGRWVTVASILAGIIVIPWQASKIVREWTDREKVDITCPNCGLSHHDPDASHCKACGHVIYQEHDSRS; translated from the coding sequence ATGTCCACTGATCCGTCGCCCACGGGCCACGACTGGCGCGACCTCGTCCGCTATTATCTGTTGGATCACCGGACCCCGCTCGGGAAGGCGATCGACATCGTCCTGTTGGCGTTGAACCTCGTGTTCGTCGTCGTCTTCGTCGCGGAGACGTATCCGCTTCCCGCCGGCCTACAGGTCGTCCTCTGGCGGCTCGAGGTCGGTATCGCCGCCGTGTTTCTGGTGGAGTACGTGCTCCGACTGTACGGTGCCAGGGATCGCCTCGAGGAGGTCCGAAACCCCTACGCCGTGGTCGACTTGCTTGCGATCCTCCCGACGCTCCTCGTAGTGGTCCTGCCGGGAGTCGCGACGGTCGCCAACATCGGTTTTCTCCGTTCGGTCCGGGTCGTTCGCGTGCTTCGATTCTACCGGTTTACGCAGGACGCGGAGTTTTTCTTCGGGACGATCTCGGACGACGCGTTGCGGGCGCTGAAACTACTGTTGACGGTGCTGGTACTGCTGTTCGTCTCCGCGGGCCTGTTCTACAGCGTGGAACACGTTGTCAATCCCGATGTCCGAACGTTCGGCGACGCCTTCTACTACGTCGTCGTGGCGCTGTCGACCGTCGGGTTCGGGGATATCGTACCGGTGACGACTGCGGGACGGTGGGTCACGGTGGCGTCGATCCTGGCCGGGATCATCGTCATCCCCTGGCAGGCCAGCAAGATCGTCCGCGAGTGGACCGACAGGGAGAAAGTCGACATCACGTGCCCGAACTGCGGCCTGTCACACCACGACCCGGACGCCTCACACTGCAAGGCGTGTGGCCACGTCATCTATCAGGAACACGATTCGCGCAGCTAG
- a CDS encoding DUF2085 domain-containing protein has translation MRIDTAELREGLAETRRFALAHHLPSERYRCYSPVLLGRRVHLCARCLGIYPGLLAGFLSQFLVFREADALLVVALFPLPALIDWAVTTFRDRRGYNGVRTVTGALLGYGYGLGLSLVLFESNLAVLGIGSCYGIIAVVSIYYAW, from the coding sequence ATGCGGATCGATACCGCAGAACTACGAGAGGGTCTGGCCGAAACGCGACGATTCGCGCTCGCACACCATCTCCCGTCCGAACGCTATCGGTGCTATTCACCCGTTCTGTTGGGCCGTCGCGTTCATCTCTGTGCGAGATGCCTGGGAATCTATCCCGGACTCCTCGCGGGCTTCCTTTCGCAGTTCCTCGTGTTTCGAGAAGCGGATGCCCTTCTCGTCGTCGCGTTATTTCCACTCCCCGCTCTCATCGATTGGGCAGTCACGACGTTTCGTGATCGTCGGGGCTACAACGGCGTTCGGACCGTGACCGGTGCGTTACTCGGCTACGGCTACGGCCTTGGCCTCTCGTTGGTACTGTTCGAATCGAATCTGGCCGTTCTCGGAATCGGTAGCTGCTATGGAATTATAGCCGTCGTGTCGATATATTACGCGTGGTGA